One window from the genome of Pseudomonas fluorescens encodes:
- the infB gene encoding translation initiation factor IF-2 — protein MTQVTVKQLADEVKTPVERLLQQMREAGLPHTAAEEHVTDSEKQSLLTHLKSSHKAKVEEPRKITLQRKTTSTLRVAGSKSISVEVRKKKVFVQRSPEEIEAERKREQEERRAVENAARQKAEEEAKRRAEEEARRQPAAAQTAPVEAVEAVAPVAEPVREAAPVVAPAPAPADTRKRDEQRRPDKPRADDNRRGSGDGERKNAPHRASVKEKAPAPRVAPRTTDEESDGFRRGGRGKAKLKKRNAHGFQSPTGPVVREVKIGETITVGDLAQQMSVKAAEIIKFMFKLGTPATINQVLDQETAQLVAEELGHKVTLVSDTALEDSLAESLKFEGEAVSRAPVVTVMGHVDHGKTSLLDYIRRAKVAAGEAGGITQHIGAYHVETDRGMVTFLDTPGHAAFTAMRARGAKATDIVILVVAADDGVMPQTIEAVQHAQAAGVPLVVAVNKIDKPGADLDRIRSELSVHGVTSEEWGGDTPFVPVSAKMGTGVDELLEAVLLQAEVLELTATPSAPGRGVVVESRLDKGRGPVATVLVQDGTLRQGDMVLVGSNYGRVRAMLDENGKSIKEAGPAIPVEILGLDGTPDAGDEMSVVADEKKAREVALFRQGKFREVKLARAHAGKLENIFENMGQEEKKTLNIVLKSDVRGSLEALNGALNGLGNDEVQVRVVGGGVGGITESDANLALASNAVLFGFNVRADAGARKIVEQEGLDMRYYNVIYDIIEDVKKALTGMLGSDVRENILGVAEVRDVFRSPKFGAIAGCMVIEGVVHRNRPIRVLREDIVIFEGELESLRRFKDDASEVRAGMECGIGVKSYNDVKVGDKIEVFEKVQVARSL, from the coding sequence ATGACGCAAGTCACGGTGAAACAACTGGCCGATGAGGTCAAAACACCGGTAGAGCGCCTGTTGCAGCAGATGCGTGAGGCAGGTCTGCCGCACACCGCCGCCGAGGAACATGTGACCGACAGTGAGAAGCAGTCCCTGCTGACTCACTTGAAGAGCAGTCACAAGGCTAAAGTGGAAGAACCGCGCAAGATCACTCTGCAGCGTAAAACCACCAGCACCCTGCGTGTTGCCGGTAGCAAAAGCATCAGCGTTGAAGTACGCAAGAAGAAAGTCTTCGTACAACGCAGCCCGGAAGAAATCGAAGCCGAGCGCAAACGCGAACAGGAAGAACGTCGCGCAGTAGAAAATGCTGCTCGTCAGAAGGCTGAAGAAGAAGCCAAGCGTCGCGCCGAAGAAGAAGCGCGCCGCCAGCCTGCTGCTGCGCAAACCGCTCCGGTAGAAGCCGTCGAGGCTGTTGCCCCGGTCGCCGAACCTGTGCGCGAAGCCGCACCAGTCGTGGCACCGGCGCCGGCTCCAGCCGATACTCGCAAGCGCGATGAACAGCGTCGTCCGGACAAACCACGTGCCGACGACAACCGTCGTGGCAGTGGCGATGGCGAGCGCAAGAACGCGCCTCACCGTGCGTCGGTCAAGGAAAAGGCACCAGCACCTCGTGTTGCGCCACGTACCACCGACGAGGAAAGCGATGGCTTCCGTCGCGGCGGTCGCGGCAAGGCCAAGCTGAAGAAACGCAACGCCCACGGTTTCCAGAGCCCTACCGGCCCAGTCGTGCGTGAAGTGAAGATCGGCGAGACCATCACTGTGGGCGATCTGGCCCAGCAGATGTCGGTCAAGGCTGCTGAAATCATCAAGTTCATGTTCAAGCTGGGTACGCCAGCCACCATCAACCAGGTACTGGACCAGGAAACTGCCCAACTGGTTGCTGAAGAGCTGGGCCACAAAGTGACCCTGGTCAGCGACACCGCCCTGGAAGATTCCCTGGCCGAGTCGCTGAAGTTTGAAGGTGAGGCGGTTTCCCGTGCACCGGTCGTGACCGTAATGGGCCACGTTGACCACGGTAAAACCTCCCTGCTCGACTATATCCGTCGTGCGAAGGTAGCAGCAGGTGAGGCTGGCGGTATTACCCAGCACATCGGCGCCTACCACGTTGAAACCGACCGCGGCATGGTGACGTTCCTCGACACCCCGGGTCACGCCGCGTTTACCGCGATGCGTGCCCGTGGTGCCAAGGCGACCGACATCGTGATCCTGGTGGTTGCGGCGGACGACGGCGTCATGCCGCAAACCATCGAAGCCGTTCAGCATGCCCAGGCAGCTGGTGTGCCGCTGGTGGTTGCAGTGAACAAGATCGACAAGCCGGGCGCCGATCTCGATCGCATCCGCAGCGAACTGTCGGTCCACGGCGTGACCTCCGAAGAGTGGGGTGGCGACACTCCATTCGTTCCGGTCTCGGCGAAGATGGGTACCGGCGTTGACGAACTGCTCGAAGCCGTTCTGTTGCAAGCCGAGGTTCTGGAACTCACCGCTACACCTTCGGCTCCTGGCCGTGGTGTGGTTGTTGAATCCCGTCTCGACAAGGGCCGTGGCCCGGTTGCGACCGTCCTGGTCCAGGACGGTACCTTGCGTCAAGGCGACATGGTGCTGGTCGGCTCGAACTATGGCCGCGTGCGTGCCATGCTCGACGAGAACGGCAAGTCCATCAAGGAAGCCGGTCCGGCTATCCCGGTCGAGATCCTCGGCCTGGACGGCACCCCGGATGCTGGCGACGAGATGAGCGTTGTGGCTGACGAGAAGAAAGCCCGTGAAGTGGCTCTGTTCCGTCAAGGCAAGTTCCGCGAAGTCAAACTGGCTCGTGCTCACGCCGGCAAGCTGGAAAACATCTTCGAGAACATGGGCCAGGAAGAGAAGAAGACGCTCAACATCGTCCTCAAATCCGACGTCCGTGGTTCGCTCGAAGCGTTGAACGGCGCCTTGAATGGCCTGGGTAACGACGAAGTGCAAGTGCGTGTGGTCGGCGGCGGTGTCGGTGGTATCACCGAGTCCGACGCCAACCTGGCACTGGCTTCCAACGCTGTACTGTTCGGCTTCAACGTGCGTGCCGATGCCGGCGCTCGCAAGATCGTCGAGCAGGAAGGCCTGGATATGCGTTACTACAACGTGATCTACGACATCATCGAAGACGTCAAGAAAGCGTTGACCGGTATGTTGGGCAGCGACGTGCGGGAGAACATCCTGGGCGTGGCCGAAGTTCGCGACGTGTTCCGTTCGCCGAAGTTTGGCGCCATCGCCGGTTGCATGGTGATCGAGGGTGTCGTTCACCGTAACCGTCCGATCCGTGTACTGCGTGAAGACATCGTGATCTTCGAAGGCGAGCTGGAATCCCTGCGCCGCTTCAAGGATGACGCTTCCGAAGTACGTGCCGGCATGGAATGCGGTATTGGCGTCAAGAGCTACAACGACGTCAAGGTCGGCGACAAGATCGAAGTCTTCGAGAAGGTCCAGGTTGCTCGCAGCCTCTAA
- the nusA gene encoding transcription termination factor NusA: MSKEVLLVVESVSNEKGVPANVIFEALELALATATKKRFEDEVDLRVEINRHTGAYETFRRWTVVEEADLDDPAIETWPSKVAETHPGAKVGDVVEEKIESIEFGRIAAQTAKQVIVQKVREAERAQVVDAYRERLGEIISGTVKKVTRDNVIVDLGNNAEALLAREDIISRETFRVGVRLRALLKEIRTENRGPQLILSRTAPEMLIELFRIEVPEIAEGLIEVMAASRDPGSRAKIAVRSKDKRIDPQGACIGMRGSRVQAVSGELGGERVDIVLWDDNPAQFVINAMSPAEVAAIIVDEDAHAMDIAVGADNLAQAIGRGGQNVRLASQLTGWTLNVMTESDIQAKQQAETGDILRNFIEELEVDEELAQVLVDEGFTSLEEIAYVPVEEMLNIDGFDEEIVNELRARAKDRLLTKAIATEEKLADAHPAEDLLSLEGMDKDLAMELAVRGVITREDLAEQSIDDLLDIDGIDDDRAGKLIMAARAHWFE; encoded by the coding sequence ATGAGCAAAGAAGTACTGCTGGTTGTTGAGTCGGTATCCAATGAAAAGGGCGTACCGGCTAACGTTATTTTTGAAGCGCTGGAGCTGGCTCTGGCCACTGCTACCAAGAAGCGGTTCGAAGACGAAGTTGATTTGCGTGTGGAGATCAATCGCCACACGGGTGCCTACGAGACTTTCCGTCGCTGGACGGTCGTCGAGGAAGCCGACCTGGACGATCCGGCTATCGAAACCTGGCCAAGCAAGGTTGCAGAAACGCACCCGGGCGCCAAGGTTGGTGATGTCGTCGAAGAAAAAATCGAATCCATTGAGTTCGGTCGCATCGCTGCACAGACTGCCAAGCAGGTCATCGTGCAGAAAGTTCGCGAAGCCGAGCGTGCGCAAGTGGTCGACGCTTATCGCGAGCGCCTGGGGGAAATCATCTCCGGCACCGTGAAAAAAGTGACCCGCGACAACGTGATCGTCGACCTGGGCAACAACGCCGAAGCGTTGCTGGCTCGCGAAGACATCATCTCTCGCGAAACTTTCCGGGTTGGCGTGCGTTTGCGTGCGCTGCTCAAGGAAATCCGCACCGAGAACCGGGGCCCGCAGCTGATCCTGTCGCGTACAGCGCCGGAAATGCTGATCGAGTTGTTCCGCATCGAAGTGCCGGAAATTGCTGAAGGCCTGATCGAAGTCATGGCCGCCTCCCGTGATCCGGGTTCGCGTGCCAAGATCGCGGTCCGCTCCAAGGACAAGCGCATCGACCCGCAAGGTGCCTGCATCGGCATGCGTGGTTCGCGTGTCCAGGCCGTATCCGGCGAGTTGGGCGGCGAGCGCGTGGACATCGTCCTGTGGGACGACAACCCGGCTCAGTTCGTGATCAATGCCATGTCGCCTGCTGAAGTGGCGGCAATTATCGTCGACGAAGATGCCCACGCCATGGACATCGCCGTTGGCGCAGACAATCTGGCTCAGGCCATCGGTCGCGGTGGTCAGAACGTGCGTCTGGCCAGCCAATTGACTGGCTGGACCCTGAACGTGATGACCGAATCGGACATCCAGGCTAAACAGCAAGCTGAAACCGGCGACATCCTGCGCAACTTCATCGAAGAGCTTGAAGTCGATGAAGAGCTGGCGCAGGTGCTGGTGGATGAAGGCTTTACCAGCCTGGAAGAGATTGCCTACGTACCGGTGGAGGAAATGCTCAACATCGACGGCTTTGACGAGGAAATCGTCAACGAGCTTCGCGCTCGGGCCAAGGATCGTTTGTTGACCAAAGCCATCGCTACTGAGGAAAAGCTGGCAGACGCCCATCCGGCCGAAGACCTGCTCTCGCTTGAGGGCATGGACAAGGATTTGGCGATGGAACTGGCGGTGCGCGGCGTAATTACCCGCGAAGACCTGGCCGAGCAGTCTATTGACGATCTGCTCGACATCGACGGCATTGACGATGATCGTGCCGGCAAGTTGATCATGGCCGCCCGAGCCCACTGGTTCGAGTAA
- the rimP gene encoding ribosome maturation factor RimP: MSSKLEQLQALLAPVVVALGYECWGIEFSAQGRHSLLRVYIDKEGGVLVDDCAIVSRQISGVLDVEDPITSEYTLEVSSPGMERPLFTLEQFALFAGEQVKIKLRSPFEGRRNFQGLLRGVEEQDVVVQVDDHEFLLPIDMIDKANIIPSFD, from the coding sequence GTGTCGAGCAAGCTAGAACAGTTGCAGGCCTTGTTGGCCCCGGTGGTCGTGGCCCTTGGCTATGAATGCTGGGGTATTGAGTTTTCGGCTCAAGGTCGCCACTCACTGTTGCGCGTTTATATCGATAAGGAAGGCGGCGTGTTGGTGGATGATTGCGCCATCGTCAGCCGTCAGATCAGCGGTGTACTGGATGTCGAAGATCCAATCACCTCCGAATACACCCTTGAAGTTTCCTCGCCTGGCATGGAGCGCCCCCTGTTCACACTTGAACAGTTCGCTTTGTTTGCCGGTGAACAAGTGAAGATCAAGCTGCGCTCGCCTTTCGAGGGTCGACGCAACTTCCAAGGCCTTCTGCGCGGTGTAGAAGAGCAGGACGTCGTGGTGCAGGTAGATGACCATGAGTTCCTGTTGCCGATCGATATGATCGACAAGGCCAACATTATTCCCAGTTTTGACTGA
- the secG gene encoding preprotein translocase subunit SecG: MLETVVVVFHLLGALGVVALVLLQQGKGADAGASFGAGASNTVFGSQGSSTFLSKFTAILAAGFFMTSLGLGYFAKEKAHELTQVGLPNPAVLEAPKQQPASDDVPVLQEQKSANPATDVPPAQEQK; this comes from the coding sequence ATGCTGGAAACAGTCGTAGTCGTTTTTCATCTGCTGGGTGCACTGGGCGTAGTTGCTCTCGTATTGCTGCAGCAGGGTAAAGGTGCGGATGCTGGTGCGTCTTTCGGTGCAGGTGCTTCAAATACTGTGTTCGGAAGCCAAGGTTCCTCTACCTTTCTTAGTAAGTTTACTGCTATACTTGCCGCCGGTTTCTTCATGACCAGCTTAGGGTTAGGTTACTTTGCTAAAGAGAAAGCTCACGAGCTGACTCAAGTAGGTTTGCCAAACCCAGCGGTACTGGAAGCGCCTAAGCAACAACCGGCTTCTGATGATGTCCCGGTGCTTCAAGAGCAAAAGTCGGCCAACCCGGCGACTGACGTGCCTCCAGCTCAAGAGCAGAAGTAA
- the tpiA gene encoding triose-phosphate isomerase, whose translation MRRPMVAGNWKMHGTRASVAELINGLRHLALPSGVDVAVFPPCLYINQVIDGLKGKSISVGAQNSAVESMQGALTGEIAPSQLVDAGCSLVLVGHSERRQIMGEQDKTLIRKFAAAQACGLIPVLCVGETLAQREAGKTLEVVGRQLGSIIEDLGVGAFAKAVIAYEPVWAIGTGLTASPQQAQDVHAAIRAQLAEENSEVARGVRLLYGGSVKAANAAELFGMPDIDGGLIGGASLNADEFGAICRAAGN comes from the coding sequence ATGCGTCGCCCTATGGTAGCTGGTAACTGGAAGATGCACGGTACCCGCGCCAGCGTCGCTGAGCTGATCAATGGCCTTCGTCATCTGGCCTTGCCAAGCGGTGTTGATGTCGCGGTATTCCCGCCTTGCTTGTATATCAATCAAGTGATTGATGGCTTGAAAGGCAAGTCGATTTCGGTCGGCGCGCAGAACTCTGCGGTGGAATCCATGCAAGGTGCGTTGACCGGTGAGATTGCACCGAGTCAGTTGGTGGATGCAGGTTGCTCCCTGGTCCTGGTTGGACATTCCGAGCGTCGCCAGATCATGGGCGAGCAGGACAAGACCTTGATCCGCAAGTTTGCTGCGGCCCAGGCCTGTGGTCTGATTCCGGTGTTGTGCGTAGGGGAAACCCTCGCGCAGCGTGAAGCCGGCAAGACCCTTGAAGTTGTCGGGCGTCAGCTCGGCAGCATCATCGAAGACCTGGGTGTTGGTGCTTTTGCAAAGGCAGTCATTGCCTACGAGCCGGTCTGGGCCATTGGTACCGGGCTGACGGCTTCGCCGCAACAGGCGCAGGATGTGCACGCAGCCATCCGCGCGCAGTTGGCGGAAGAGAATTCTGAAGTGGCACGAGGTGTGCGGCTTCTATACGGCGGCAGCGTGAAGGCGGCCAATGCGGCCGAACTGTTCGGCATGCCGGATATCGATGGGGGGCTCATTGGTGGAGCGTCCCTGAATGCAGATGAGTTCGGTGCGATCTGTCGCGCCGCGGGAAACTGA
- the glmM gene encoding phosphoglucosamine mutase, translating into MSKKYFGTDGIRGRVGEYPITPDFMLKLGWAAGMAFRKMGACKVLVGKDTRISGYMFESALEAGLTSAGADVMLLGPMPTPAIAYLTRTFQAQAGIVISASHNPHDDNGIKFFSGQGTKLPDDIELMIEELLDTPMTVVESSKIGKVSRINDASGRYIEFCKGSVPTGTSFSGLKIVVDCAHGATYKVAPSVFRELGADVVVLSAQPNGLNINHNCGSTHTEALQAAVLAEQADLGIAFDGDGDRVLMVDHTGTVVDGDELLFIIARDLHGRGKLQGGVVGTLMSNLGLELALADLDIPFVRANVGDRYVISELLERNWVIGGENSGHIVCFDHTTTGDAIIAALQVLMALKARNEGLAQSRQALRKCPQVLINVRFGGGVNPLEHAKVKQASERVTEAMAGRGRVLLRKSGTEPLVRVMVEGEDEAQVRGYAEELAKLVTEVSA; encoded by the coding sequence ATGAGCAAGAAATACTTTGGCACCGACGGTATTCGTGGTCGGGTCGGCGAATACCCTATTACCCCTGATTTCATGCTCAAGCTCGGCTGGGCGGCAGGCATGGCGTTCCGCAAGATGGGCGCCTGCAAGGTGCTGGTCGGCAAGGACACGCGAATTTCCGGCTACATGTTCGAATCGGCGCTCGAGGCCGGCCTGACGTCGGCGGGTGCCGATGTGATGCTGCTGGGCCCGATGCCGACGCCGGCCATTGCCTACCTGACCCGTACGTTCCAGGCCCAGGCAGGCATCGTGATCAGTGCCTCGCACAACCCCCATGATGACAACGGCATCAAGTTCTTCTCCGGCCAGGGTACCAAGTTGCCGGATGATATCGAGCTGATGATCGAGGAGCTGCTGGACACGCCGATGACCGTGGTCGAGTCGAGCAAGATCGGCAAGGTGTCGCGGATCAACGATGCATCGGGTCGCTACATCGAATTCTGCAAAGGCAGCGTGCCGACCGGTACGAGCTTTTCTGGCCTGAAAATTGTTGTCGATTGTGCTCACGGCGCCACCTATAAAGTCGCGCCGAGCGTCTTTCGCGAGTTGGGTGCCGACGTGGTGGTGCTTTCCGCCCAGCCCAATGGCCTGAACATCAACCACAACTGTGGTTCCACCCATACCGAGGCGTTGCAGGCTGCAGTGCTGGCCGAGCAGGCCGATCTCGGCATCGCCTTCGATGGCGACGGTGATCGGGTGCTGATGGTCGATCACACCGGTACGGTCGTCGATGGTGACGAATTGCTGTTCATCATCGCTCGTGACCTGCATGGGCGCGGCAAGCTGCAGGGCGGCGTGGTCGGCACGTTGATGAGCAACCTCGGGCTTGAACTGGCCCTGGCGGACCTGGATATCCCGTTCGTGCGTGCCAACGTGGGCGACCGCTACGTGATCTCGGAGTTGCTGGAGCGCAACTGGGTGATCGGGGGCGAGAACTCCGGCCACATCGTGTGCTTCGACCATACCACCACCGGTGATGCGATCATTGCGGCCCTGCAGGTGCTGATGGCGCTCAAGGCGCGCAACGAAGGGCTTGCACAGTCTCGCCAGGCATTGCGTAAATGCCCGCAAGTGTTGATCAACGTGCGTTTTGGTGGCGGTGTGAACCCTCTCGAACATGCGAAGGTCAAGCAGGCCAGCGAGCGTGTGACAGAGGCGATGGCGGGGCGTGGTCGCGTGTTGTTGCGCAAGTCCGGTACAGAGCCTTTGGTGCGTGTCATGGTCGAAGGCGAGGACGAAGCGCAAGTTCGCGGTTATGCCGAAGAGCTGGCAAAACTGGTTACTGAAGTTTCTGCCTGA
- the folP gene encoding dihydropteroate synthase, producing the protein MTSVQSSTRLPCGNRVLDLAHAHVMGILNVTPDSFSDGGRFSQLDAALRHAEAMVAAGATLIDVGGESTRPGARSVSPTEELERVAPIVERIHRELDVIISVDTSTPAVMRETARLGAGLINDVRSLQRDGALDAAAATGLPVCLMHMLGEPGTMQNDPHYDDVTREVGEFLVARLDQCAAVGIPAERIILDPGFGFAKTLAHNLSLFKHMEALHALGRPLLVGVSRKSMIGNALGRPVGERLYGGLALAALALAKGARILRVHDVAETMDVVRMIAAVDSAE; encoded by the coding sequence ATGACTTCTGTTCAGTCCTCGACCCGGTTGCCTTGCGGCAACCGGGTTCTTGATTTGGCCCATGCACATGTCATGGGTATTCTCAATGTCACGCCTGATTCCTTTTCCGATGGTGGTCGATTCAGCCAGCTCGATGCCGCGCTGCGGCATGCCGAGGCCATGGTGGCCGCTGGCGCAACGCTGATTGATGTGGGGGGGGAATCGACCCGGCCAGGTGCGCGGTCGGTCTCGCCCACCGAAGAGCTGGAGCGGGTGGCGCCGATTGTCGAGCGCATCCATCGCGAACTCGATGTCATTATCTCGGTCGATACGTCCACGCCTGCGGTCATGCGCGAGACTGCGCGACTGGGGGCGGGCCTGATCAATGATGTTCGGTCCTTGCAACGCGATGGTGCCCTGGATGCCGCGGCGGCCACCGGATTGCCAGTATGCCTGATGCATATGCTCGGCGAGCCGGGGACCATGCAGAACGACCCGCACTATGATGATGTGACCAGGGAGGTGGGTGAGTTCCTGGTGGCGCGTCTGGACCAATGTGCTGCCGTGGGCATTCCCGCCGAGCGGATCATCCTTGATCCCGGGTTCGGCTTTGCCAAGACATTGGCGCACAACCTGAGCCTGTTCAAACATATGGAAGCCTTGCACGCCCTGGGGCGGCCCCTGTTGGTTGGGGTTTCGCGAAAGAGCATGATAGGCAATGCCCTGGGGCGGCCGGTGGGAGAGCGCCTGTATGGTGGTCTCGCCCTTGCGGCCTTGGCCCTTGCCAAAGGTGCACGCATATTGCGCGTGCACGATGTAGCCGAAACGATGGATGTCGTGCGGATGATCGCAGCTGTGGATTCAGCCGAATAA
- the ftsH gene encoding ATP-dependent zinc metalloprotease FtsH, with translation MAKNLILWLIIAAVLVTVMNNFSSPNEPQTLNYSDFIQQVKDGKVERVAVDGYVITGKRTDGDSFKTIRPAIQDNGLIGDLVDNHVVVEGKQPEQQSIWTQLLVASFPILVIIAVFMFFMRQMQGGGGGKGGPMSFGKSKARLLSEDQVKTTLADVAGCDEAKEEVGELVEFLRDPGKFQRLGGRIPRGVLMVGPPGTGKTLLAKAIAGEAKVPFFTISGSDFVEMFVGVGASRVRDMFEQAKKHAPCIIFIDEIDAVGRHRGAGMGGGHDEREQTLNQLLVEMDGFEMNDGIIVIAATNRPDVLDPALLRPGRFDRQVVVGLPDIRGREQILKVHMRKVPMGDDVAPAVIARGTPGFSGADLANLVNEASLFAARTGKRVVEMKEFELAKDKIMMGAERKSMVMSEKEKQNTAYHEAGHAIVGRVVPEHDPVYKVSIIPRGRALGVTMFLPEEDRYSLSKRALISQICSLYGGRIAEEMTLGFDGVTTGASNDIMRASQIARNMVTKWGLSEKLGPLMYAEEEGEVFLGRGGGGQHASFSGETAKLIDSEVRSIIDQCYGTARQILTDNRDKLDAMADALMKYETIDAEQIDDIMAGREPREPRDWSGGGTGTSGTPPAVQGERPETPIGGPAADV, from the coding sequence ATGGCAAAGAATCTGATCCTGTGGTTGATCATCGCCGCTGTCCTGGTGACCGTGATGAACAACTTCTCCAGTCCTAACGAGCCGCAGACCCTCAACTATTCCGACTTCATCCAGCAGGTCAAGGATGGCAAGGTCGAGCGCGTAGCCGTTGATGGCTATGTGATTACCGGCAAGCGCACCGACGGCGACAGCTTCAAGACCATTCGTCCGGCAATCCAGGACAATGGCCTGATTGGCGACCTGGTGGACAACCACGTCGTGGTCGAAGGCAAGCAGCCTGAGCAGCAAAGCATCTGGACCCAGCTCCTGGTGGCCAGCTTCCCGATCCTGGTGATCATCGCCGTGTTCATGTTCTTCATGCGCCAGATGCAGGGCGGCGGCGGTGGCAAGGGCGGGCCGATGAGCTTTGGCAAGAGCAAGGCCCGGCTACTTTCCGAGGACCAGGTGAAAACCACCCTGGCCGACGTCGCAGGTTGCGACGAAGCCAAGGAAGAAGTGGGCGAACTGGTCGAGTTCCTGCGCGATCCGGGCAAGTTCCAGCGCCTGGGCGGTCGTATTCCACGCGGCGTGCTGATGGTCGGCCCGCCAGGTACCGGTAAAACCTTGCTGGCCAAGGCGATTGCCGGTGAAGCCAAGGTGCCGTTCTTCACGATTTCCGGTTCCGACTTCGTCGAAATGTTCGTCGGCGTGGGCGCCAGTCGTGTCCGCGACATGTTCGAACAGGCCAAGAAACACGCGCCGTGCATCATCTTCATCGACGAAATCGACGCCGTTGGTCGCCATCGTGGCGCCGGCATGGGTGGCGGTCACGACGAGCGCGAACAGACCCTCAACCAGTTGCTGGTCGAGATGGACGGTTTCGAAATGAACGACGGCATCATCGTGATCGCCGCCACCAACCGTCCTGACGTGCTCGACCCTGCGCTGTTGCGTCCAGGTCGTTTCGACCGCCAGGTCGTGGTGGGGCTGCCGGACATTCGTGGTCGCGAGCAGATCCTCAAGGTCCATATGCGCAAGGTGCCGATGGGTGACGACGTCGCTCCGGCCGTCATCGCGCGTGGCACGCCGGGCTTTTCCGGTGCCGACCTGGCGAACCTGGTCAACGAAGCGTCGTTGTTCGCCGCTCGTACCGGCAAGCGCGTCGTGGAAATGAAGGAATTCGAGCTGGCCAAGGACAAGATCATGATGGGCGCGGAGCGCAAATCCATGGTCATGTCGGAGAAAGAAAAGCAGAACACCGCGTATCACGAGGCGGGTCACGCGATCGTTGGTCGTGTCGTGCCCGAGCATGATCCGGTCTACAAGGTCTCGATCATCCCGCGCGGTCGTGCCCTGGGCGTGACCATGTTCCTGCCGGAAGAGGATCGCTACAGCCTGTCCAAGCGTGCATTGATCAGTCAGATCTGTTCGTTGTACGGCGGTCGTATCGCTGAAGAGATGACGTTGGGCTTCGACGGTGTGACCACTGGGGCATCCAACGACATCATGCGTGCCAGTCAGATCGCTCGGAACATGGTCACCAAGTGGGGCCTGTCCGAGAAGCTGGGGCCGCTGATGTATGCCGAAGAAGAAGGGGAAGTGTTCCTCGGTCGTGGTGGCGGTGGCCAGCATGCAAGCTTCTCCGGCGAGACGGCCAAGCTGATCGATTCCGAGGTGCGCAGCATCATCGACCAGTGCTACGGCACTGCCCGGCAGATCCTCACGGACAACCGTGACAAGCTCGATGCCATGGCCGATGCCCTGATGAAGTACGAAACCATCGATGCCGAGCAGATCGACGACATCATGGCAGGTCGCGAACCTCGCGAGCCTCGTGACTGGTCGGGCGGTGGTACCGGTACTTCCGGTACACCTCCGGCGGTACAGGGTGAGCGTCCGGAAACACCGATTGGCGGTCCGGCCGCTGATGTCTAA
- the rlmE gene encoding 23S rRNA (uridine(2552)-2'-O)-methyltransferase RlmE, with product MARSKTSQNWLREHFNDPYVKMAQKDGYRSRASYKLLEIQEKDRLIRPGMTVIDLGAAPGGWSQVTSRLIGGQGRLIASDILEMDSIPDVTFIQGDFTEDAVLAKILEAVGNTQVDLVISDMAPNMSGLAAVDMPRAMFLSELALDLAGRVLRPGGDFLIKVFQGEGFDEYHKGIRKLFDKVQMRKPLSSRDRSREQYLLARGFRGVEGAASDERL from the coding sequence GTGGCCCGTTCCAAGACTAGCCAGAACTGGCTCAGAGAGCATTTCAACGATCCGTACGTCAAAATGGCGCAAAAAGACGGCTATCGCTCTCGTGCCAGCTATAAATTGCTGGAGATCCAGGAAAAGGATCGCCTGATCCGTCCAGGCATGACCGTGATCGACCTCGGTGCGGCGCCGGGCGGCTGGTCCCAGGTTACCAGTCGTCTGATTGGTGGTCAGGGCCGCTTGATCGCTTCCGACATCCTGGAAATGGACAGCATCCCTGATGTGACCTTTATCCAGGGCGATTTCACGGAAGACGCCGTACTGGCGAAAATCCTGGAAGCCGTCGGAAATACACAAGTTGACCTTGTGATTTCCGATATGGCCCCCAATATGAGTGGATTAGCGGCTGTCGACATGCCTCGTGCCATGTTCCTCAGCGAGCTGGCCCTGGATCTTGCGGGGCGGGTTCTGCGTCCAGGCGGTGATTTTCTGATCAAGGTCTTCCAGGGTGAAGGCTTCGACGAATACCACAAGGGCATCCGCAAGCTGTTCGACAAGGTGCAGATGCGCAAGCCATTGTCGTCCCGTGACCGTTCTCGCGAGCAGTATCTGCTGGCGCGGGGGTTTCGCGGTGTTGAAGGCGCGGCCAGTGATGAGCGTCTTTGA
- a CDS encoding YhbY family RNA-binding protein — MPLTQEQKKQYKSIGHHLKPVLTVADNGLTEGVLAELERALGDHELIKIKLNILDREARLAAVAELCKTGKADLVQVIGKMALIYRKNFSVNKQLSNVHRFK; from the coding sequence ATGCCGCTCACTCAAGAGCAGAAGAAACAATACAAATCCATTGGCCACCATCTGAAACCGGTTTTGACTGTGGCTGACAACGGTTTGACTGAAGGTGTACTCGCCGAACTGGAACGCGCCCTGGGCGATCACGAGCTGATCAAGATCAAGCTCAACATCCTCGATCGCGAAGCCCGCCTGGCTGCCGTTGCCGAGCTGTGCAAGACCGGCAAGGCAGACCTGGTGCAGGTCATCGGCAAGATGGCGCTGATTTATCGCAAGAACTTCAGCGTCAACAAGCAACTGTCGAACGTTCACCGCTTCAAGTGA